Proteins from one Mycolicibacter virginiensis genomic window:
- a CDS encoding PPE domain-containing protein, whose product MTAPAWMALPPEFHSALLSSGPGSGPVLAAAGTWSSLSADYASAAEELSEVLGAVAAGAWQGPSAESYAAANTPYLAWLTQASANSAVVAAQHQAVATAYTAALAAMPTLAELTTNHTVHGVLLATNFFGINTVPIAINEADYARMWVQAATTMSTYEAVAGSAAASTPETPVAPTILKSAAPAETSDPADPWGPAHTWTDPLLEGIAQVLRSVGINWEPGAGTIDGLPYSAYTSPLTVLYWVKNTVTLIQEVDYVIANVGAHPEVALLLLNPATLSTFLIAHPLVAIELGAAIASTLTAPLASLSAFAALAALPWPSGAPILVDSVPDVASAPDSVATVSNPHLVSVAGSVPAAGPPGAGVPASASAGAGAPAPAPAAVAGAGIAFPYMIGFGGGPGIGFDSTNRTGTGTGARAKSPASDSAAEESAARRQARKRRRRRTQLHDHGDQFADMNVDPEWASPDDSPTASQGSAGQLGFGGGAVKHAVQEAGLTTLTGDSFSGLPIEPLMPSTWTGQSSDGADHHRDQ is encoded by the coding sequence GCCGCCGGAGTTTCATTCAGCACTGTTGAGCAGCGGGCCAGGTTCCGGCCCGGTGTTGGCGGCAGCTGGGACATGGAGCTCACTGAGTGCCGACTACGCATCGGCTGCCGAGGAACTCAGCGAGGTGCTGGGGGCGGTAGCGGCCGGAGCCTGGCAAGGACCGAGCGCCGAGTCGTACGCGGCGGCCAATACGCCCTACCTGGCATGGCTGACGCAGGCCAGCGCCAACAGTGCCGTGGTGGCGGCCCAGCATCAGGCCGTGGCTACCGCCTACACCGCCGCGTTGGCGGCGATGCCCACACTGGCTGAACTGACCACAAATCACACGGTTCACGGGGTATTGCTGGCGACGAACTTCTTCGGAATCAACACCGTCCCCATTGCGATCAACGAGGCCGACTACGCGCGGATGTGGGTCCAGGCCGCCACCACGATGAGCACCTACGAGGCGGTCGCGGGCTCGGCCGCGGCGTCAACCCCGGAGACCCCCGTGGCGCCGACGATCCTCAAGTCGGCGGCGCCGGCGGAGACGTCGGATCCGGCGGACCCGTGGGGGCCTGCGCACACCTGGACCGACCCCTTGTTGGAAGGCATCGCGCAGGTGCTGCGATCCGTGGGGATCAACTGGGAACCCGGCGCCGGCACCATCGACGGGCTGCCCTACTCGGCGTACACCAGCCCACTGACTGTGCTGTATTGGGTCAAGAACACCGTGACCCTCATCCAAGAGGTCGACTACGTCATCGCGAACGTGGGCGCTCACCCGGAAGTCGCTCTGCTGCTTCTCAACCCGGCCACTCTCTCGACGTTCTTGATCGCGCATCCACTGGTCGCCATCGAGCTGGGTGCCGCGATAGCCTCCACCCTGACCGCGCCCTTGGCGAGTCTGAGCGCTTTCGCGGCACTGGCAGCCCTGCCGTGGCCGTCCGGCGCACCCATCCTGGTCGACTCGGTTCCCGACGTCGCTTCGGCTCCTGACTCGGTCGCAACGGTCTCCAACCCGCATCTGGTGAGCGTTGCCGGGTCGGTGCCCGCCGCAGGACCCCCTGGGGCCGGGGTGCCGGCGAGCGCTTCGGCCGGTGCAGGGGCCCCAGCGCCGGCGCCGGCGGCAGTCGCGGGAGCGGGAATCGCATTCCCCTACATGATCGGATTCGGTGGCGGTCCTGGGATCGGCTTCGATTCGACCAACCGGACCGGCACCGGCACCGGCGCACGCGCGAAGAGCCCGGCATCGGATTCGGCGGCAGAAGAATCCGCGGCGCGCCGGCAAGCCCGGAAGCGCCGGCGCCGGCGGACGCAGTTGCACGATCACGGCGACCAGTTCGCCGACATGAATGTCGATCCCGAATGGGCATCGCCGGACGACAGCCCGACTGCCTCCCAGGGCAGCGCGGGACAGCTCGGGTTCGGAGGCGGCGCTGTCAAACACGCTGTGCAAGAAGCGGGTTTGACCACTCTAACCGGTGATTCGTTCAGTGGTCTCCCGATTGAACCGTTGATGCCGAGCACCTGGACCGGGCAGTCGAGCGATGGGGCGGATCACCACCGGGATCAGTGA